One window of the Candidatus Methylomirabilota bacterium genome contains the following:
- the ctaD gene encoding cytochrome c oxidase subunit I: MAIRQLAFQQVQAPAATGVWSWVTTVDHKRIGILYGATAFGFFLLGGIEALVIRLQLARPGGTIVSAETFNALFTMHGTTMIFLAVMPLNAALFNYMIPLMIGARDVAFPRLNALSYWIFLAGGLLLNASWLRGTPPDAGWFGYANLTSRQFSPGPNVDFWMLSLQVLGASSMIAAVNFIVTILNLRAPGMSLMRMPLFVWMTLVVQFLIVLAFPPVTVGLIFLTFDRFFGTHFYDVGAGGDLHLWQHLFWIFGHPEVYILILPAFGIVSEVLPTFARKPLFGAPIMIYSGALIGFFGFGVWSHHMFAAGMGPVADAAFSIATMIIAIPTGVKIFNWLATLWGGTIRATTALHFAVGLIGLFTIGGLSGIMHASPPVDLQQTDSYFVVAHLHYVLIGGSLFGLFAGAYYWWPKITGRLLDERLGRWQFWLLFVAFNVAFFPQHYLGAIGMPRRIYTYPDGPWSFWNLVSTLGAFGIAAAILLFIVIALRSLRGGAPAPADPWDGRTLEWRTSSPPPPHNFDAIPPIYGRDTYWREKHGPRRAPLAPPTEEHAIHLPAPSHWPVVTALGVGVAAAGALIHVAVVVLGGLLTLYGAWHFALEHHRNPAHAHQAGGLGVDHRKLAMWTFIGSECLFFGTLIATYMAYKGRSVTGPHPHEVLNIPLTTVSTFDLLMSSLLMVLALAAVQRGDRFQSRLWLGGTVFFGLIFLGFQAYEFIHFVREGLTLQQNLFGSTFFVLTGFHGGHVSLGVLWLLTLLILDLRGRLGAEDAIKVEVAGLYWHFVDIVWIVIFTLLYLVP, from the coding sequence ATGGCGATCCGCCAGCTCGCCTTCCAGCAGGTGCAGGCGCCGGCGGCGACCGGCGTTTGGAGCTGGGTCACGACCGTCGACCACAAGCGGATCGGGATCCTCTACGGCGCGACGGCCTTCGGCTTTTTCCTGCTGGGGGGGATCGAGGCCCTGGTGATCCGGCTGCAGCTGGCACGGCCCGGCGGCACCATCGTCAGCGCGGAGACCTTCAACGCGCTCTTCACGATGCACGGCACCACGATGATCTTCCTGGCGGTCATGCCGCTCAACGCCGCCCTGTTCAATTACATGATCCCGCTGATGATCGGCGCGCGGGACGTGGCGTTCCCCCGCCTCAACGCGCTGTCGTACTGGATTTTCCTGGCCGGCGGGTTGCTGTTGAACGCGAGCTGGCTCAGGGGGACGCCGCCGGACGCCGGCTGGTTCGGCTACGCCAACCTCACCTCCCGACAGTTCTCGCCTGGCCCGAATGTCGACTTCTGGATGCTGAGTCTCCAAGTATTGGGCGCCTCCTCGATGATCGCCGCGGTGAACTTCATCGTGACGATCCTCAATCTGCGCGCGCCGGGCATGAGCCTGATGCGCATGCCCCTCTTCGTCTGGATGACGCTGGTGGTCCAGTTCCTCATCGTGTTGGCCTTCCCGCCGGTCACGGTGGGGCTGATCTTCCTGACGTTCGACCGCTTCTTCGGCACCCACTTCTACGACGTGGGCGCCGGCGGCGACCTCCACCTGTGGCAGCACCTCTTCTGGATCTTCGGCCACCCCGAGGTCTACATCCTGATCCTCCCCGCGTTCGGCATCGTCTCCGAGGTGCTCCCCACCTTCGCCCGCAAGCCCCTGTTCGGGGCGCCCATCATGATCTACTCCGGCGCCCTCATCGGCTTCTTCGGGTTCGGCGTCTGGAGTCACCACATGTTCGCCGCCGGCATGGGCCCGGTCGCCGACGCTGCGTTCTCGATCGCTACCATGATCATCGCGATCCCCACCGGCGTGAAGATCTTCAACTGGCTGGCCACGCTCTGGGGCGGGACGATCCGGGCCACTACGGCCCTGCACTTCGCCGTCGGCCTCATCGGCCTGTTCACCATCGGCGGGCTCTCGGGCATCATGCACGCCTCCCCCCCGGTCGACCTCCAGCAGACCGACTCGTACTTCGTGGTCGCCCACCTGCACTACGTTCTGATCGGCGGCAGCCTCTTCGGTCTCTTCGCCGGCGCCTACTACTGGTGGCCCAAGATCACCGGCCGGCTGCTCGACGAGCGGCTGGGCCGCTGGCAGTTCTGGCTGCTCTTCGTGGCCTTCAACGTCGCCTTCTTCCCCCAGCACTATCTGGGCGCCATCGGCATGCCGCGCCGGATCTATACGTATCCCGACGGACCCTGGAGCTTCTGGAACCTCGTTTCGACCCTCGGCGCCTTCGGCATCGCCGCCGCCATCCTCCTCTTCATCGTGATCGCTCTCCGGAGCCTGCGCGGCGGCGCGCCGGCACCGGCGGACCCCTGGGACGGCCGCACGCTCGAATGGCGGACCTCCTCGCCGCCGCCCCCGCACAACTTCGACGCCATCCCGCCCATCTACGGGCGCGACACCTACTGGCGCGAGAAGCACGGCCCGCGTCGGGCGCCGCTGGCGCCGCCGACCGAAGAGCACGCCATCCACCTGCCGGCCCCCTCGCACTGGCCGGTCGTGACCGCGCTGGGCGTCGGGGTCGCCGCCGCCGGCGCCCTCATCCACGTCGCCGTCGTCGTCCTGGGCGGCCTGCTGACGCTCTACGGCGCCTGGCACTTCGCGCTCGAGCACCACCGCAACCCGGCCCACGCGCACCAGGCGGGCGGGCTCGGCGTCGATCACCGCAAGCTCGCGATGTGGACCTTCATCGGATCCGAGTGCCTGTTCTTCGGCACGCTCATCGCCACCTACATGGCCTACAAGGGCCGCAGCGTGACGGGCCCGCACCCCCACGAGGTCCTCAATATCCCGCTCACGACCGTCAGCACGTTCGATCTGCTGATGTCGAGCCTCCTGATGGTGTTGGCGCTGGCGGCCGTGCAACGGGGCGATCGCTTCCAGTCGCGCCTCTGGCTCGGCGGCACGGTCTTCTTCGGCCTGATCTTCCTCGGCTTCCAGGCCTACGAGTTCATCCATTTCGTCCGGGAAGGCCTCACGCTGCAGCAGAA